In one window of Pseudoliparis swirei isolate HS2019 ecotype Mariana Trench chromosome 15, NWPU_hadal_v1, whole genome shotgun sequence DNA:
- the srek1 gene encoding splicing regulatory glutamine/lysine-rich protein 1 isoform X1 has translation MNGILGTAVVQVTNLSASVSSEQMRTLFGFLGDIEELRLYPPDNGPVSFSSKVCYIKYRDPSSVGVAQHLTNTVFVDRALIVVPCAEGRIPEEGKAMSLLAPAAPPVPSLVPGDGLLPIPTPAPLQNLNLPVVNRVQAAVEPAASSSSSASAQQPLMGNVDPSKVDEIRRTVYVGNLNSQTTTADQLLEFFKQVGEVKFVRMAGDETQPTRFAFVEFVEQESVGRALTFNGVMFGDRPLKVNHSNNAIVKPPEMTAQAAAKELETVMKRVREAQCTIAAAIDPADLKKSSPSRSRRSHRSPSPSRSRSTTQRKRSPSKPRCPTNTPSLPAPKVSPKTDAHNPRSAHKRRSRSRDKRPSRSRSRGHKRSKERSKSPRRKARSPSPKRGRKDKRKERSRDRKDRSTSRKRSRKDEDRIKAKAKPRKAERGGSGRAAKEDGGSEDALSEDTTSSPRRRHNGSCKTRNAERAPTGAARSK, from the exons ATGAACGGGATTCTAGGAACCGCTGTCGTCCAGGTTACCAATCTGTCCGCGTCCGTGAGCAGCGAGCAGATGCGGACTCTGTTCGGTTTCCTCGGAGACATCGAGGAGCTGCGGCTCTACCCGCCCGA CAATGGCCCTGTGTCTTTCTCCTCCAAAGTGTGCTATATAAAGTATCGAGACCCCTCCAGTGTTGGTGTGGCGCAACATCTCACAAACACTGTTTTTGTTGACAGAGCTCTGATCGTGGTGCCATGTGCGGAAG GGAGAATCCCAGAAGAGGGCAAGGCCATGTCACTTTTGGCCCCTGCAGCCCCGCCGGTACCCAGTCTGGTTCCTGGAGACGGACTGCTACCAATTCCCACTCCAGCTCCGCTTCAGAAC CTGAACCTTCCCGTCGTGAATCGTGTGCAAGCTGCCGTGGAACCCGCAGCATCGTCGTCGTCATCGGCGAGCGCCCAGCAACCCCTCATGGGAAATGTGGATCCCTCAAAAGTGGACGAGATCAGGAGGACCGTCTACGTTGGCAACTTGAACTCACAG acCACCACTGCAGACCAGCTGCTGGAGTTCTTCAAGCAGGTGGGCGAGGTCAAGTTTGTGCGAATGGCCGGAGACGAGACTCAGCCGACACGCTTCGCCTTCGTGGAGTTCGTGGAGCAGGAGTCCGTCGGCAGAGCCCTGACCTTCAACGGAGTCATGTTCGGGGACCGACCCCTGAA GGTTAATCACTCCAACAACGCCATCGTGAAACCCCCCGAGATGACAGCACAGGCCGCCGCGAAGGAGCTGGAGACTGTGATGAAGAGGGTGCGGGAGGCCCAGTGTACCATCGCCGCCGCCATCGATCCAG CCGACCTGAAGAAGAGCTCCCCCAGCCGGTCGAGGAGGTCGCACCGCTCCCCCTCGCCGTCGCGCTCCCGCTCCACAACGCAGAGGAAGCGGTCCCCGTCGAAACCGAGGTGCCCGACGAACACGCCGAGCTT ACCGGCGCCGAAGGTGAGCCCGAAGACCGACGCCCACAATCCCCGGAGCGCCCACAAGCGGCGCTCTCGCTCCCGAGACAAGAGACCAAGTCGGAGTCGCTCCAG GGGCCACAAGAGGAGTAAGGAGCGGTCCAAGAGCCCTCGGAGGAAAGCCAGATCGCCCTCACCAAAAAG AGGCAGGAAagacaagaggaaggagcgCAGCCGGGACCGAAAGGACCGCTCCACATCCAGGAAGAGGAGCCGCAAGGACGAGGACCGGATAAAGGCTAAGGCCAAGCCGAGGAAG GCGGAGAGGGGGGGCTCCGGCCGAGCGGCAAAGGAAGACGGCGGCAGCGAGGACGCGCTCAGCGAGGACACGACGTCGTCGCCGCGCCGACGGCACAACGGCAGCTGCAAGACTCGCAATGCTGAGCGCGCGCCCACGGGCGCCGCCCGCTCCAAGTGA
- the srek1 gene encoding splicing regulatory glutamine/lysine-rich protein 1 isoform X2 translates to MNGILGTAVVQVTNLSASVSSEQMRTLFGFLGDIEELRLYPPDNGPVSFSSKVCYIKYRDPSSVGVAQHLTNTVFVDRALIVVPCAEGRIPEEGKAMSLLAPAAPPVPSLVPGDGLLPIPTPAPLQNLNLPVVNRVQAAVEPAASSSSSASAQQPLMGNVDPSKVDEIRRTVYVGNLNSQTTTADQLLEFFKQVGEVKFVRMAGDETQPTRFAFVEFVEQESVGRALTFNGVMFGDRPLKVNHSNNAIVKPPEMTAQAAAKELETVMKRVREAQCTIAAAIDPADLKKSSPSRSRRSHRSPSPSRSRSTTQRKRSPSKPRPAPKVSPKTDAHNPRSAHKRRSRSRDKRPSRSRSRGHKRSKERSKSPRRKARSPSPKRGRKDKRKERSRDRKDRSTSRKRSRKDEDRIKAKAKPRKAERGGSGRAAKEDGGSEDALSEDTTSSPRRRHNGSCKTRNAERAPTGAARSK, encoded by the exons ATGAACGGGATTCTAGGAACCGCTGTCGTCCAGGTTACCAATCTGTCCGCGTCCGTGAGCAGCGAGCAGATGCGGACTCTGTTCGGTTTCCTCGGAGACATCGAGGAGCTGCGGCTCTACCCGCCCGA CAATGGCCCTGTGTCTTTCTCCTCCAAAGTGTGCTATATAAAGTATCGAGACCCCTCCAGTGTTGGTGTGGCGCAACATCTCACAAACACTGTTTTTGTTGACAGAGCTCTGATCGTGGTGCCATGTGCGGAAG GGAGAATCCCAGAAGAGGGCAAGGCCATGTCACTTTTGGCCCCTGCAGCCCCGCCGGTACCCAGTCTGGTTCCTGGAGACGGACTGCTACCAATTCCCACTCCAGCTCCGCTTCAGAAC CTGAACCTTCCCGTCGTGAATCGTGTGCAAGCTGCCGTGGAACCCGCAGCATCGTCGTCGTCATCGGCGAGCGCCCAGCAACCCCTCATGGGAAATGTGGATCCCTCAAAAGTGGACGAGATCAGGAGGACCGTCTACGTTGGCAACTTGAACTCACAG acCACCACTGCAGACCAGCTGCTGGAGTTCTTCAAGCAGGTGGGCGAGGTCAAGTTTGTGCGAATGGCCGGAGACGAGACTCAGCCGACACGCTTCGCCTTCGTGGAGTTCGTGGAGCAGGAGTCCGTCGGCAGAGCCCTGACCTTCAACGGAGTCATGTTCGGGGACCGACCCCTGAA GGTTAATCACTCCAACAACGCCATCGTGAAACCCCCCGAGATGACAGCACAGGCCGCCGCGAAGGAGCTGGAGACTGTGATGAAGAGGGTGCGGGAGGCCCAGTGTACCATCGCCGCCGCCATCGATCCAG CCGACCTGAAGAAGAGCTCCCCCAGCCGGTCGAGGAGGTCGCACCGCTCCCCCTCGCCGTCGCGCTCCCGCTCCACAACGCAGAGGAAGCGGTCCCCGTCGAAACCGAG ACCGGCGCCGAAGGTGAGCCCGAAGACCGACGCCCACAATCCCCGGAGCGCCCACAAGCGGCGCTCTCGCTCCCGAGACAAGAGACCAAGTCGGAGTCGCTCCAG GGGCCACAAGAGGAGTAAGGAGCGGTCCAAGAGCCCTCGGAGGAAAGCCAGATCGCCCTCACCAAAAAG AGGCAGGAAagacaagaggaaggagcgCAGCCGGGACCGAAAGGACCGCTCCACATCCAGGAAGAGGAGCCGCAAGGACGAGGACCGGATAAAGGCTAAGGCCAAGCCGAGGAAG GCGGAGAGGGGGGGCTCCGGCCGAGCGGCAAAGGAAGACGGCGGCAGCGAGGACGCGCTCAGCGAGGACACGACGTCGTCGCCGCGCCGACGGCACAACGGCAGCTGCAAGACTCGCAATGCTGAGCGCGCGCCCACGGGCGCCGCCCGCTCCAAGTGA
- the LOC130205713 gene encoding LOW QUALITY PROTEIN: uncharacterized protein LOC130205713 (The sequence of the model RefSeq protein was modified relative to this genomic sequence to represent the inferred CDS: inserted 2 bases in 2 codons; substituted 1 base at 1 genomic stop codon) has protein sequence MHVGEKFFFQLARRSSVKTSVKIVIAIKGVDDDASGLKSASACQKTHTHSSYNNSRTPVGAPTNISSDNVTQHSAALQXSSIPEDEVRGFLLGYIISYKEYLHHQGRFSIERNVTVDPXGTAYEVQMSGLTRAGAGVRSAASIFKTKDDGFSNLVGVVIISAAVAAVLIFGSPIIKRAKGTLWPSIPNPGKSNAMRHIGEPCDLELLESLNTLTGAERDTSGLRVVEKEDAIPSTSTSTVPLLGEEEEAPETTRNRIQRDHEDEIGDIRVHGTEETLPDPRSSPLAFSGDYTTLEMFQXGMPATTSGTQTTQSKPEETDSTG, from the exons ATGCACGTGGGAGAG aAGTTCTTCTTCCAGCTGGCACGGCGTTCCAGTGTGAAGACGAGCGTGAAGATCGTCATCGCGATAAAGGGCGTTGATGATGATGCTTCGGGCCTGAAGTCAGCGAG CGCGTGTcagaaaacacatacacactcatcaTACAACAACAGCAGAA CTCCCGTCGGCGCTCCCACAAACATCAGCAGCGACAACGTGACTCAGCATTCAGCGGCGCTGCAGTGATCGTCCATCCCGGAGGACGAGGTCAGAGGTTTCCTCCTGGGTTACATCATCTCCTACAAAGAGTACCTCCACCACCAGGGCAGGTTTAGCATTGAGAGAA ACGTCACAGTGGATC GCGGCACGGCGTACGAGGTCCAGATGTCAGGCCTCACCCGGGCGGGAGCCGGAGTCCGAAGCGCAGCCAGCATATTTAAAACTAAGGATGACG GGTTTTCTAATCTCGTTGGCGTCGTCATCATCTCCGCCGCCGTGGCCGCGGTGCTGATATTCGGATCTCCTATAATAAAAAG AGCTAAAGGGACTCTGTGGCCGAGCATCCCGAACCCAGGAAAGAGCAACGCCATGCGGCACATAGGAGAGCCCTGTGACCTG GAGCTCCTGGAGTCCCTCAACACTCTGACGGGGGCCGAACGGGACACAAGCGGCCTTCGGGTCGTCGAGAAAGAAGACGCGATCCCTTCCACTTCGACATCCACGGTGCCGCTTCTcggcgaggaggaagaggcgccAGAAACGACTCGGAACCGGATCCAACGGGACCACGAGGATGAGATCGGAGATATCCGAGTGCACGGCACCGAGGAAACGCTCCCGGACCCCCGGAGTTCCCCTTTGGCGTTTTCAGGCGATTACACCACGTTGGAGATGTTTC CGGGGATGCCGGCAACGACATCGGGTACTCAAACCACGCAAagcaaaccagaggagacggaCTCCACCGGGTGA